The Vicia villosa cultivar HV-30 ecotype Madison, WI unplaced genomic scaffold, Vvil1.0 ctg.000181F_1_1_1, whole genome shotgun sequence genomic interval GACGAAAACAAACACTAACTTCGCTAGGTATTCTttgattcaatttttttcttaacAGACATATAAATAAAAACCCTAACTTCAATTTCAATGCCAAATAGCGGGGGAATGTCATTCTCTCATGGTACACCCTCATCTTAGACAAAGGAAGATCTCAAATTTTGTTGAAGGTGTGTTTATTCTAAACTAATTTTATATACTGTGGAAAATTATATTGAGAAGGATTTCTTCAACCGAGATTGTCTTTTTTCAGTGGGCAACAGATATAATGTCTCTTTTTGGCGCTCGTATGGTTGGAGGCAGGTATCCTTATGGATATCTTTCCTGTGCTATTTTGTGTTTCAAAATTGCAGGAAGTTTCCGTAGCGGGAATGGGTGGATGGAACAGCGGCTTTTGGAGATAGGGAGATTTTGGAGTCGATAGGGGAGAGTTGGTCAATTCTGTTTGTGCAACGGAGATGCTGCAGTTGGTTTTTTTGCTGCGAAACCAGCAACCTGTGGCTGACAGAAGAGACGCGGTGTTGTGGACAAAGGAAGGAGACGACTTATTTTCAGTTAGCAGCTGCCATAGGACCATTAGCTGTTCTTGCATGCCATTTGGTCTGAAGGAGAAATTcaatttgtaacacccttctaaaccccgcggaaaataaataaatatatcagagtaacatgaaacaagggtgccacaattcaaatttaaaaacaaacatcatatgtcattgtcatgcattcactgaggaaattcatcataatacaaaaTAACTCATGTTAACACAACAGAAAATCAATCATACGGATAAGTTCAACATCTTTGAAAACTATatctttcataccccaaaatttgcccatcatattttatactcaagctcacttGAAAATCTAAGgctcactctcctaatcaaagacctcctgaactagggttttgcattcctttaagaaaattgatgaatcaaggtctccaatggGTTTCATATGACTTATGATGTCTCAAACTatccctatgacaaaattcaagcttcaattcccaagattactcagtcaattgctcagataatcaacagtcgactagtttgacctaaaagtcaactgtggccaaagtacagtcaaaattcctgatttttggtcaacatcctcattttgaagtatcattcataatTTGAACACGGATGATCATGATTcttcaaggaaagttcagaaatcaacaaaactcaaagtttctaaattagggtttttgacctaaaagtcaactgaactttgaccagccataactttcacatagaatatatgaaaattttcatccaaagctcaatttgaagtaaattggaattctctacaactttttctctcacatgtcaagtctaaaaatgcttcatttaagagatatggattaAAAGATTATAAgtcctttttaaaagtcaaccgaaagcggttttttgtcaaagcccatatcatcaagaaaacatattcaaatggaaaaaagtttccaaagtggattgtagaggacatcttgatgtttccaaaaagtcctagaactcctccatatcttacaAATTgtgagagatatgccttgtcaaagttggaccattttaagggaaaaatgtgaaataaaaggctccaaaatgaatctttttgaaaagaaacccaatcttttttggcccaatcttgatcctcaagttatccaaggcctcaaatccagttgccacgaatttttgattttttatttaattttatatgaatttttaatcatttgaaagtgattttaatttatgtaaatcaaataaaaatcaaatatttgttagagatctcataagtatcaaatATAATCACCATTTATACCTCAATGCCAATCAAATTTCGTGACAAGAGAATTGGAAAGAGATTGGATGGAAATCGGCCAAATTtagaaatatttaaaaatcaaatctccAATTTTTTCAATCTTTGATTCAATAGGATTCTACTAtgttttgttgacctaaattCTCCTATTATATAAGCATAACATGGCCAAATTCTAGAGGGACCGAAATTCTGAGCTATCAACCCTATTCAAGTGCAAAAATTTTCACCAAAATCTTGCATTCGGTTTTGGAGTTTGGAGAAGATTCAAGCCAATCCAAGGTTTCAAACACGTTCCCTGAAGTTCCTTGAAGCAATTTGGATCACTGCACAACATCAGCACCCCCAGATTTATCTCCATTAAGCTACGGTACGTCACTTTAAACTCAAGGTCGAACGCAATGATTTACGCATGATTCATGAATTTTGTTTGCATATTACTGTTTATGGTGCTTCTATGAACgattctggatgtttaattgaATTTATGTGAGTGTTTGCGATCAATTACCCTGTTAGGGTTCATACTTTAATTTTAGGGGTTTTCGATTTATAAGCTTTTGGGCCATGATATTGATACAGGTGTGTTCGTATGAATGAGACGATCATGAATATGGTCCTGGATTTAATTTTTATGCATATATGAGTGCCTTTGTGATTTACAGGTGTGATAGGTATGGTTTTTTACAGCTAATCTGTTAAGAGCGCTGTAAAAGGCTCAGTTGAGGTTTCAGTGAGGAAGATGATGAGTTGTCATCATGCTATTAGCCAATTTAAATTCTCGCGCGCGTTCTCCCATTATTCCATTTAATTTCCTATATTATTTTCCAAGCGCATTTGTTAAACACTTAAGCTGTCTGGTTGAGTTGGCCGCTGCGTTGAATGGAGGGGGTGTTGGTTCGATCCTTCGCTCCCACACTTTTTTTATGAGATACTTTGTTCCTTGATCCGGTGCGCATCACATGGAAAGAGTTATGATACAGCCTCAAGCCACCACCTCAGGATCACTGCAGCCTCAGATCCAACGTCTCAAGCATTGAGGGTGCACTGTAATCCCTCAGAAGCCAGCCACACctgatcagagctaagttttctttattattatttttagttttaattacataaatctcttttttatttatttctttttgtcctttatttttatttaacttattttattaaagcattttattttattatataatagttttatataacaatttatcttatttaatcgaagattcgattttattcataacattaattgttttaataataaaaaaggtattattttttatatgtgcCTTTTGTAAATTGATTAATTAACTACACATTCGTCTTTCTTAATTTGTAatagttatttaaaatatttaaattaattattttacctggttttaatcaattagggtttatagatctttaatgcactaacttttctcttcatttttaattttcaggATTGATCAAGGGTCGATGAAGGTTCAAGCCATTTGATTACCTTGAATtaacttttctctttcttttgcttttattttttgcccacaggtgtttattgtaatagcgtaggaatttacgttttctgccttttatttcgccataatattaattgttgtggttagtaaccctagggagtgcaagccggTTAAttgaattataataaataattataagataaatatctgaatttaaccacgtgattgtgccacacacacacatcTTTGGGGTAACCTTTCTTGTTAccttgttgtctgttgccttattatttgttgccttttaattttgatcttaaaatagtcaagtccctcaattccgaggatacctaaagctaatgtttccctcagttcattcatcatcaattttgtccctcgaggttgccttataaaggatggttgtccccattgctaaggtatcctcgcatgctTCCtaaaaaatgactattatatccttccctaagactacttgccctctttatggcagggacagtcttgtggcgaacgatactttcgatgaccctttttaaatccaatgaaaggactacctgccctctttatggtatggatagccctttcccattaaagtctaaaagaacaatttttctaaacttaagggtaattgctttttaattgcttgctcttcttcaaattcaaataaaaatcttttctcactccttttcaaaatcgaattcaaaaagactacgcttatttacaagctaaagttcttcttcaaaaatcttttcttattcacactacaaacatttttgaaaacaaaagtgagctaagcaattaatagCTCATGGAtgaccatggatacaaagggtgcttacacattccctctgtataacctaccccccggactcaaaatctttttaaaaggtcttttcctgttcttttagcctttctatatattggataaaataaaagtcggtggcgactcttgctatccgcaacatttctaaaaagttagttctcccaccgtattacaatatcCCTCAGaactcaaattaaaacaaatagagtcataaaaacataaactcgAACCTcgcgtcccccagtgttacaatatcagagcatgacacctgacgctaaactaaacGCACTGACACATgagttaatcctcaccaagtcgaaaagccgttatcctcaatctgaaaatgacaacgtgtaagggtgagtctcatcacaattaacaaatattattgcatcataaataataatacatcatagtcatattattcacccaattgtattatattcagacaattcaaaaaacacacaaccaacacatcatcaattcataacactgaaacacattcaatcatgttatgaaaatcatgcatatgaatggactgacactattCATGTGGTACCAagatcatcaatgggaataacccaccgaccgatccaacatcgtcaagatacggccctgccagcacaaattccacacaatgggaattattcccttcactgatccaacacatcatcatggatacaaccctcaacaaatgattatgaatgaatgcaaacatatatgaaacatacttatacccTCATCAAGTCCATGAGTAACATAATCTAATActcaaaccatcatcatcatcatcataaaaggatgtttatatatattaacatcattcaatacaatcataTAATCAATCAACACAAAGGTTATTTCAtcaggttcatcatactcgaaacgacACTCAAAGCAGGccaacggtttaaaagttacgtgtcatcaaactttcaaaaatcacaaaacaacaaaattctgCACTCACGCTGGTCATACGCGTACCACACGCGTATCAGCAGAGGCTGATTTCCACAAAAAATCACACCATACGTGTACCACAGTGCCATACACGTATCACCACcccctcatacgcgtaccatacgcgtacaggCAGAAGGGCATATTTTGGACGGGACAGGGCACGTACAATACACGTACGGCCCCTGGGAAGcccctcatacgcgtaccatacgcgtatcatatgcaAATGACCAAAGACTTCCAAAAACCCGCAACTCGTACCAGTTCATCTTCTTCGTGTTTTACACCATGACAGCCCGCGATTTTGGATCTAAAACAAAAATTTGGCACTCTTTAACATATAGGATTCATCTATCTTCAATAGTATATCACCCTATATCAATTTTACCCATTACAATCCTAATTTCTACTCAATTATTTAGGGATTTACATTCATAGATTCAGTTCCATGGATGAACACAGCAACACCTCAAACAAACATTATATTCATACCATAACATCAAACCACACACAATTATGCAAAGAATTCAGTATGGATAATCATCAATCATATATTCTATTCAAAATTATCCTAAATCCAAATctaacatacaatccaattgaccTAAATAATATCCCTAATCAACATTATCATCTAAAAATGCGATAAGAGATGCTAAccgaagagtcccccttaccttagccaaaagttCTTgatttggtctctccctcttatgttcctctttcacgttcttcgagtTCCCAATTCCTCAGTTCTTCTTTTCACGTTCTATCCCTTTTTccaattttcttattattttataaaaaataacattataattagtaaatggctttactaacataacacccgcttcttactaacatcacacatggcccaatgccataaaccattgttttccaatttattttcataaaaccaaaataattttaattattaatttaatttccaattgaattaaaaattaaaatatacgggtgttacaactttcccccactaaaagattttcgtcctcgaaaacatacctcaagtaaagagttccagataggagtctttcatctggctctctagctcgtAGGTAACATTTCCATCAGCCGGTCCTCCTCGAGCTACTTTTACCAaagctatctctttgccacgtaATTGCTTCAGCTTTCAATCTTCAATTCTCATAGGTAAAGCCTCAACtgtcaagttgtctttcacctgtacatcatctacttggatcacgtgagacggatccgcaatgtatttccttaactgagatacatgaaatacatcatgcaaatttgcaagcatcgatGACAAAGCAATACGGTAGgctacttctcccactctttcagaaatctgaaacggaccaatgaaacgcagtgtcaacttctttgacttcaacgcTCGATCAATGCCCGttataggagtaactctcataaataCATGGTCTCCCTCCTGAAACTCAAGTATCTCCCTCCTcttgtcgtgataactcttctaaagactttgagaagctttcattttctcctgaatcatcttaatctttttcgTAGTCTGTTGCACAATTTTTGGCccgatcacagcactctcaccagattcgtaccaacacaacggtgttctacatctcctaccatacaaagcatcaaacagagccataccaatactcaaatgataactattgttgtaggtaaactcaatcaaaggcagataactatcccaagcacctcatttttctaatacacaagcacgcaacaaatcttctaacgattggatcgtcctctcagtctgccCGTCAGTCTGCAGATGATAGGCAGAACTCAATGTCAGCTTAGTatccaaagccttctgcaaaccttcccagaacttagatgtaaatctcggatctctatcagacacgatactcgaaggaataccatgcagactaactatcttttcaatatacaattgagccaacttctccatcggataatccattcttactggtatgaaatgtgcagacttcgtcaacctgtccacaacaacccagatagcctcgcaattcttaacagttctcagcaaacccgaaacaaagtccattgatatgctatcccacttccattcaggaataaacagcggttgcataaacccagatggcttctgatgctcaatttttgacttctgacatgttaaacaagaataaacaaactctgcaatttccttcttcattccaagccaccaaaacaactttttcaaatcatgatacatcttggtagcaccaggatgaatgctcaatccactacggtgtccttcttccagaatactcttttgaagttcagcaacatcaggaacacaaactctatcaccaaaactcattataccattctcgtcaactctaaattcaccgcctttacctcggttaatcaaagtcaatttatcgatcaactcaacatcagctttctaaccctttctgatctcttcaagaataccgctagtcagctttaacatacccaatttaacactattaggagtgccttcacataccaaactcaaatctctaaactgttcaattaaattcaattctttcaccattagcatagacatatgcaaggacttcctgctCAACGCATCAacaaccacgtttgccttaccagggtggtaattcaaaccaaaatcatagtctttaaggattTCTAGCCACCTcttctgcctcatattaagctccttctgatcaaagatacttcaggctcttatgatcactaaacacttcgaatctcgaaccatacaaataatgtcgccacaacttcaaaacaaaaccacagctgccaactctaaatcatgagtcggataattcctttcatgcactttgagttatctcgacgcataagcgaccacttgttgattctgcatcaatacaccacctaaacccatcagtgatgcgtcacaatataccacaaatgattctgtcagattcggaaaaatcaagataggaacgctagtcaacctcttcttgaactcttggaatccttcttcacatttcgaagcCCAAataaacgcttgacccttcctggtcaatttagttaacgacaatgctaactttgaaaatccttctataaactttctgtagtaacctgcaagaccaagaaaactacgaatttccgacactgatttcggagcttcccactgagatactgcttctatctttgtaggatcaacagcaataccattcttagaaatcacgtgCCCAAGAAAGCTAATTTcatccaaccaaaattcacactttgatAATTTGGCGAAAAGTTtattctctttcaacagctctaacacaatgctcttcttcgttcttagaatatatcagaatgtcgtctATAAATATCACCTCGaatttatcaagataaggatggaagatcctattcatatactccataaaacaccaggtgcattagtaactccaaacggcattaccgaatactcttaatgaccatacctcgttctaaatgccctcttctgaatatcgtcatccttcactcgaatttggtgatacccagacctcagatcaatcttactaaatacacacaCTCTAActagctgatccatcaaatcatctatCCTCGACAATGGatatcgattcttgatagtaaccttattTAATTGTCGGTAATctacacacagtctcatagatccctctttcttctttaccaacaataccggcgcaccccacggggAAACATTCGAACGAATAAATTTCTtttcaagaaaatcttccaattgtttcttcagttcagccaaatcAGATGGTGACATAcaatacggtgccatcgacactagactagttcccggaaccaattcaATAGCAAATTATACTTCTTTCTCCGGCGGTAACTCGTTTACATCCTCTGGAAAAACTTTCGGAAAATCACATACTACTGGTAGTTCATTACGTACTACCTTCTCCTTCAAGTCCATCaacgcaaacaacataaacaccatTGCACCGTATTCAACCGCCTCattcacttgtctagcagtcatagCCAGATCATCAGCATTAATAGCTTCAGGTAACAACACCGTCTttgaaaaacagttgatatgaacgcggttgaattccaaccagttcattacCAGGATTATGTcaagttgtttcaatggaagacacgctaagtccattccaaattccctaccaaaaatatctACCAGACAATTCAAGCAAGAatacgaagtagttactgaacccgacgcaggagtgtcaataaccatacttccatttatgtcagatatttcTAAGTTCAatcttttagcacaatccaaagaaataaaagagtgagttgctccaatatcaataattgcaactaaaggtgtgccatgaatgaaacacgtacctttaatcaatcgatcctcggGAGTGGTTTCCGACccagtcaaagcaaaaacctttcctccagattggttcttctttggcttagtacactgtgggctaatgtgaacctcttcaccacagttgtagcaagtcacaatcttcttcttgcaatcagcagcaatatggcccactttgtcacacttgaaacacttcttctgatcaagcttgcatTCATTCTTACGGTGACCAGTCTCGCTACAAttgtagcacctgacaaaagcactggagtctcccccagtAAGCTTCTTCCCATCAACAGCTTTAcctttaccatatggcttacctctgtcCATATGCTTCTTACCTTTTCTGtcgaccaactcgcgagagtgagatgacttcatctTGATGTTATCTTCTTCAAATATCTTGCTACAGTCAACCAAATCAACAAACCGTCgaatcctctgatatctgataccctgcttgatttcATCACGGAGGCCATTCTCGAATTTGATGCATTTCGAAAATTCACcagcctcatcattgttgtaaGGAGTGTAATACTTTGCCAACtctacaaacttggcagcatacatTGGAACTGTCATATTGTCTTGcttcagctccaaaaactcaatctCCATCCTTCTtcgaacatcctcaggaaagtatttcctcagaaattccctcttgaaCACAACCCAAGTGATTGCTATCCCATCAGTATCCAACTCTGTCTTGGTAGAaatccaccagtcgtcagctgCCTCagatagcatgtgagtaccatacctcaccttcaagtTCTCAGCACAGTCAATCAGTCTGAAAATCCTCTTGATTTCTTCCAGCCACTTCCGAGTGCCTTCAgggtcgtgagtgcctttgaacaacggaagGTTGTTCCTTTGAAATTCTTCCAATTGTCTGCTCACACCAATCCCAGcaccattggcatttcctcccagcatgccagtgttataccccaaatttgtcctaccctttaatttctaactggcttggACTTTTTCATTCATGTAtataccttccattaggtcatcaacataacatcatgcatcattaatcaatcaATTTTGGATGGGGTCGAGGATCTTGGTAATTAGGGTTCTCAATGGCTTTAAGGTTTTCATCTCAGGTTATTCTTTCTTCATCAACACGCACCTAAGGCAAATGGATCAAGGTTTCTCATCCATCCTGATTGAGCTTGTTGACTCCCATCTCTACTAAGTTGAAGTTCAGATAAGTCAGTGAAATCAATTTGAAGATTAATGGCTCAAGGTCATAAAAAGGAAAAACGGAATAGAAAGAGGAATATTCTTGTGGTTTCTTGGCACAAGTTGTAAGGCATTAATACATTGTTAGAGTTTCTTCAAGTTACAAATGTCATTACTCATTCAAAGTTGCAAGATGAAGAAGATTCTTTTCATACACAAAATCATTGAACTACATGAATGGTGTTCAAGAAAAGTCATTACAAGTTACATTCAGAATCCAAGGCGTTTGAAATACTTTACATGTGAAAATTACAACAAAAAAGAGAACATAATCAAAGCCTATAGTTATTTCTCTTGAGATGCCCCATGCGATCAATGTCCACTCAGCATGCTGCCTTGTTAAAAACTGAACCAAAAACCAACCTGCAAAATCACCACATTCAGAAAACCTTTCAGTCAAACAAATCACCACACCACAATGCAAATTCCAAATATATACAAACTGTTCCAAAACTACTTCATACCAAATCTGACAAAACATACCCTGCAATCGTTAACAAATAGCCTGCATATCATACAAAACACCATCAAATCCTGCATGACAGTAAACTCACTCAACCATAACTTTTCCTAACTTCTAACTAAGCCTTTTCATAACAAAATCCAAGTAGGAGAAGCTGCATCAGTGGGTTGAGAGAAGAAAGCAAAACAGTATGCAACAACTAACAATTTACCTTCACTTACTTCAACATCAACCTTCAAGTTCAATTCAGTTCTCAATTTTAATTACCCTGCATTTTCACCATACAATTCAAACATATCAAGAAACCTCACCAATAATCCACACAAGCTATACAAAATTCAGAACCTCACACTTCAAACTCAGCCTATTTAGTGTAACAGAAAAACAGTTTTTTGTGTAACTAACTTCACACCACTTCCTAACCATTTTGTAACAGAATTGAACATCCCTAACTAACTAGCCAACTAATAACTATCTTCCATCTAACAGTTTTAACAACCTTATAACCTATAACAACTAACTTTCAGCAGACTTTTGTTTTAACCTCTACACTACTAACAGAAGCAAAACTAAccaaaaacagaaataacaacctTCTAACTGAATTGAACTCCCTGTAACAGAATCCGAACCTAAGTAACTACCTCCCAAACCTCACTCCAAACCTAACTAGCCCGAGCCTACACTCTATATAATCACCCAgtccctccataattcaaactTCACGCATTAATCTCCTCCACTGAAACACACAATCTTCTTCACTTCACTCATCTCCACACTTTCACTctcccatcttcatcttcatctcttcaCTCTCCACCATCATCGATCCATCACCATAGCAAATCATAACCGAATTCTCATCTTCATCGACCCTTCAATCTTCAATCCCTTCATCGATACATCTTCAACTCACC includes:
- the LOC131625027 gene encoding uncharacterized protein LOC131625027 → MLGGNANGAGIGVSRQLEEFQRNNLPLFKGTHDPEGTRKWLEEIKRIFRLIDCAENLKVRYGTHMLSEAADDWWISTKTELDTDGIAITWVVFKREFLRKYFPEDVRRRMEIEFLELKQDNMTVPMYAAKFVELAKYYTPYNNDEAGEFSKCIKFENGLRDEIKQGIRYQRIRRFVDLVDCSKIFEEDNIKMKSSHSRELVDRKGKKHMDRGKPYGKGKAVDGKKLTGGDSSAFVRCYNCSETGHPINADDLAMTARQVNEAVEYGAMVFMLFALMDLKEKVVRNELPVVCDFPKVFPEDVNELPPEKEV